Sequence from the bacterium genome:
CCGGAGGATTATATCACGGCTGGAGAGGCGAATCTGAACTCCATATTATTTCGAATTGTTTGTCTTTTTCTATCTTGCCTATTCTTATTGTTTTCCATGTGTGCTGGTTCCCAACATTTACGCAAACCATGCCTTCCGGCGCATTCAGGTTCTGCCCGACTATAAAGCGCATGACTTCTTCAGCATTGTCTGTTTCCGCATCTTCTACAGTTTGTTTCCATAGATATACTCCAAAATATCCGGCTTCTACTGCGTCATCAGTTATTTGGGACAGGCCGTATTTCCTGTTTAACTTTTTGATAAATTTTCTGTTTTCCTCTGAGTCTATATTCTGGAAATAACTCTTTACAAGATAATTTCCATATACCTCCTCGGCATACAAATGTTTAAATTCATCCTCAGTAATATTGAATGACATAACGGGAACTGATTCCGGCTTGATTTTTTTTGCCCTCAGGTTAATAAAAAAATAAACATTACTTTCTCCCAAAATCGTATTCAGAATAACATCGGGTTTAGTTTGAATTATTTTTTGCATTGCCTCGTCAAAATTGCCGCTCCCTGACGGGATATACGCTTCACCTACAACTTCGCCTTTCAGTTCATTAATATTGTTCTTAATAATTAAATTAAATATTTTTGAATAAGATGTGTCTGAACCAATAAGGAAAAACTTTTCCTTCCGGTTTTCAAAGCACCACTTGACAACAGGAATAATCTGCTGGTTCGGCATCGTGCCGGTAAAAATGATATTCGGATGTTTTTCAAATCCTTCAGATTTACAGGAACAAAACAGGATACTTTTATATTTTTCAAAAATGGGTTTTACAATTTCACAGACGCTGGAATTACCGCTGCAAAATACAACACTGACCTTTTCTTCGGTTATTATTCTTTTTACTTGTTCAGCCGCCGATGACAAATCATTTTCGAGTTCAACAATAACCGGCTCAATTTTTCTTTTCAACACTCCGCCTTCTTCGTTAATTTCGTCTATTCCAAGCATAACTGAACTAATAACAGTTTTTTTATTGGCGGGTATTCTTTCAGTCTTCATGTAAAATATGCCGATTTTAATTGGTTTTGTTTTTTCCAGCGCTGAATATCTTGCATTTGACACTTCCATGAACAAAGTAATATTGATAAGAAATATTCCAATAAAAATAAATATAGGTCTATTTTTATTTTTCATTTTCTTTAAAACATAAATTGCAGGTAGGATTATTATTTCAGTATAAATATATTATATTTAAAAATATTGAATTTGTCAAGTAAAAAAAATTATAGATTAACCTCTTCAATTGGCAAAAATATGTTTACTTTTGTCCATTTTTTTTCTTCACTGTCTATTTCTATCAAACCGTTATGGACATTGATAATTTCCCGTGTCAGATAAAGCCCAAGTCCGGTCCCTCCCCTTTTGGATGAATAAAACGGTGTAAAAAGATTAAGCATTTCCTCTTCCGGTATCCCTTCCCCTTTATCAAAAATCTCTATATTGATATGGTCTTCATTAAACGATGTTGTTAATCTTAAATATCCCTGTTCAGGCAGGGCCTGGACAGAATTTTTGATAATATTTATTAATGCCCGTCTCATCTGTTCATAATCGACAGAAACTTCAGGGACACCCTTCGTTAATTTTTCATCTATCTTTATCTTTTTACTAAAAATTAATTTATTAAGGCTGTCAAGGCTGTCTTTTATCAAACGATTGACATTTGTGAGAGTAAGATCGGTTGCAGAAAGTTTTGATAATGATAAATAATCATCTACGATATCATTCAGCCGGTCTATTTCCTTGTGTATTATGCCAAGCCTATGCTCCAGTTTCGGCGTAAATTCTTTTATGATTCTTTTAATTTCATCTTCTAAAAGATCTGTATTTAAAAAAAGCGAGTTCAAGGGATTTCGTATTTCATGGGCCACACAGCCTGCAATGGTACCCATGGCTGACAGCCTTTCTGTTTCCAGAAGCCTCTTTTTGACTTCCATTAATTCGCTTGTGTCACGAAAAGTAATAAGTATCCGCGGCAGCCCTTTTTCTTTGCTGTCTAACCTTGTAAAAGAAATTGTTATCGGAATACGTTCGCTATTTATGTTAATTATCGCGGCTTCCCGGTGCTTTAATTCTTTTCTGCCCTGTATTTCAATCAGAAAATCTTTTATTTGTATCGGGTCGGAAAAAAGGGCTGAAACATCAGTCCCTTTTTGCTCTTCTAAATCCAAACCTGTAAGTTTTTCCGCCACCTTGTTCCACGATAAAATTTCTCCCAGCTCGCTTACAGTAATCATCGCATCGGGGTAATAGCGGATAAACCCGGTAAGATAATCTTTTAATTTATCCTCTTTTTCAACTCGTTTTTTCATTAAAAATTATCATAACATATTTTTATTTTTATTCAAGAAATTTCAGGAGGCTTTGACAACAATAAACAATTAATTTGACAATTTATATTTTTTTGGTAAAATAACCCTTCAAGAGGAAATACCAAAAATGAACTTAACAGAAAGAGTATTCGTAATATTAGGTGTTCCAATAACATGGAATGATATTTTCAACTGGCTTTTTCTTATAGCCTCCACGGTTACATTATTTGTTGCTATTGTGTTACAAATAATCCAATCAATAAAAAATTGGAAAAAAACTGATAAATGACCGCAATTGTTGTTATTCCTACTTATAATGAAGCCAGTAATATAGTTTCTCTTATAAAAAAAATCCTAAGTTTCAATCTCAATCTTGGCATTCTGGTTGTTGACGACAACTCCCCTGACGGGACAGGAAAAATTGCCGATGACCTTGCCAAACAATATCCGCAGGTATCGGTAATTCACCGTCCTAAAAAACAAGGGCTCGGCCGTGCATACATCGAAGGTTTCCATTATGCAATAAAACAAAAACCCGACTATGTAATAGAAATGGATGCGGATTTTTCGCATAACCCTGAAAAAATACCCGAGTTTTTAAAAGAGATTAAAAATTACGACCTTGTTATCGGTTCCCGCTATCTTAACGGCATGGTCAGTGTTATTAACTGGCCGATAAAAAGGCTTATTATAAGCCTTACAGCTAATAATTATATCAGATTAATTACCGGGCTGAAAATACATGACTGCACCGGCGGTTTTAAATGTTTCCGCCGTGAAGTTCTGGAAAATATAGACTTGGACAAAGTTAAATCTGACGGGTATGCTTTCCAGATAGAAATGAATTTCCGCGCACAGGAACTTGGATATAGAATCGGAGAAATTCCTATTATATTTGTAGACCGCCATTCCGGCACGTCCAAAATGTCACAGAAGATTATGTGGGAGGCCTTTTTTTTAGTGTGGAAGCTCCGAATTGGGTCAATTTTTAAAAGCCATAATAATGAAAAGGTTCGAGATAATAAACCAAACTGATATCTACACCAATAAAATTTTTAACGATTATATAAATTGTTTTCCAAAACTAAAAGATTTCTTCGGCTGCCGTCCCTCCTTTGAAGCTCTTCCTGAAAACAATGTTCCCCGCGATAATGCGCTTATTGAACACCTTATGGAATATAACAAAAAATTTTACTGCGGCGAAAAAACACTAAATAATTTACTCCTGCTAAAAGATAAAACTACCTCCATAGTCTCTACCGGCCAGCAGCCGGGTCCTTTTATCGGACCTCTTTATACCATTTATAAAACTATTACGGCTGTTATTCTTGCTGATACCTTAACAAAAAAAACAGGCAAAAAATTCATCCCTGTATTCTGGATTGAATCTTCAGACAGTAATATCGCGGGTATTTCTTCTTTTTTTTATATAAACAGGGAAAATAAACTAAAAGACCTGAATTTTCCTTTGCCAAAAGAAAAAACAGGGGCATCCTTTTCTAAAATCGCAGTCAACCTTCAAGATATAAATAAATTTATTTCAAATATTAAAAACGATATTGACGGAGAGAAAAAAGAGGGAATTTTCAGTCATTTCCGGGACATACTGCAGGAAAACACCAATTTCGTTGAATTTTTTGCATCTTTAATGAGTTTTCTTTTCTCAAAATACGGGCTTGTGTTAATAGACCCGCAGCAGGCTGTTGTCCAAAAGTTTCTAAAACCTATTTTTCAAAAAGAAATACAAAATCCTTCTATTTCTCCTTCCCTGGTTAAAAAGGCCTGTGATAAATTAACTGAAGAAGGATATATCCCCAGCCTTAATATATTTCCCAACTCCACCCTTGTTTTCCTTGAAGAAAACGGAAAAAGAGAAAAATTAAATTTTTATCCCGGGCATTATAAAACGGGAAAGACAACATATTCCAAAGAAAAACTTCTTTGCATCCTGGAAGAAAATCCGGGCATATTCAGCCCTAATGTCGCTTTAAGGCCGATCGCGCAGGATTTTCTGTTAAGAAGTTCCATTTATGTTGCCGGCCCCAATGAAACAGCCTACTGGGCCCAATTAAAAGAACTATATGACTTTCATAAAATTAGTATGCCGATGGTTTTCCCCCGGCTTGGCGCGACACTAATCCCCTCACTTGTATCAGAATTAATGTCAAGCTGCAAATTATCCTTTTTTGACTTTAACAACAGGCTGGATAAAAAAATAAGTCTGATGGTCAGGCAAAAGCCTGAATTAAAAATTATTTTCAATTATTTATTCCCGCAGCAGGTTCTTCAGGAAAGAAGGTTGAATATATTGCAATTTCTGGTAAAATATGATGTGAAATTTATAGATGAATTGGTGCGGGTATTTTCTTCCAATGACAAAATATTCGGAATACATTATTTAATTTATCTATAAAAATTCAGACGGATAACTTAAAAAGAAAATGGTGAAATTATGCAGCTTGACATTTTAGCTTTTGGCGCGCATCCCGATGACGTGGAAATATGCGCGGGCGGATTTTTATATAAAATGAAAACCCTTGGGTATAAAACAGGTGTAATCGACCTCACAAGGGGTGAAAACGGAACATACGGAACACCCAAACAAAGGAAAAAAGAATCTGCCAGGGCTTCCGGGATATTAAAATTAAACATAAGAGAAACACTTGACATGGGGGACGCGAAGGTTTCAGACTGTGAAGAAAACCGGGTAATTCTCGCTGAAAAAATAAGATTTTATAAACCAAGGATTTTACTCCTGCCATATTGGCACGATGCGCATCCTGACCATGTTACAACTTCAATCCTGGGGGAAAAAGCGTGTTTTTACGCCAAATTGAAAAATTTACACATCCCGCTTTCTCCTTATAAGGTTGAAATTGTATTTTTTTATCAGTTACATGAATTTGTATCGCCGAGTTTCATCGTTGATATTTCAAGTGAATTCCCTGTAAAAATGAATGCCATTAAGGCGTATCGTTCACAATTCGGGATAAAAGAGAGAAAAGTTTTTTTGGAAAAAATAGAAACAAAATCCAAATTTTGCGGGCACCTTGTCCAAACCAGATACGGAGAACCGTTTATTTCTAAAGTTCCCCTAAAAATATCAGATCCGCTGACTCTTTAAAACGCTATAGGGTGAAGGGGCTATGCTCCAGGGAGGAGTGAATATTTTCCCTAAACCCTGGAACCCAGACCCTAGACCCTGGAGCCTATTTATGTTAAAAATCGGAATCGCGTGTTTTCCTACTTATGGCGGGAGCGGCGCTATCGCAACTGAGCTCGGAATGTACATGGCCCGGAAGGGGCATGATGTCCATTTTATTTCATCACAAAAACCTTTCAGGCTGAAAAGCGGATTAGAAAATGTATATTTCCATCCGGTGAAAACCAAACCTTATCCCGTATTTTCTTACCCGCTATACTCTTTTGCTTTAGCAAGTGAGATGAAGGAAGTAGCGGAAAACTATAAACTTGACCTCTTTCATGTCCATTACGCTTTGCCGCATACTATTTCCGCGTATCTCGCGAAAATAATTTCATCAAGAAAACCTAAAATTATTACCACGCTCCATGGAACGGATATTCATCTGATCGGGCTTGACCCGGGATATTTTCCATTGGTCAAATTCGGCCTTGAAGTAAGCGACGGGGTAACAGCGGTTTCCCGCTATTTAAAAAAAGTAACCGAAGAAAAATTTTGCTCGAAGTGTGATATAAAATTAATTCCCAACTTTATTAACCCGGAATATCTTAAAAGAAAATCCGTTAATAGAAAGCATGATAAAGTTATTCTGCATATTTCAAATTTCCGGCCGATAAAAAGAACTCTGGATGTAATAAAAGTTTTTAATATTGTCCGGCAGAAAACAGATACCCGCCTTTTGATGGCCGGTGACGGGCCTGATAAACATAAATGTATTGAACTTGCTCATAAATTAAAGCTGACTCGCCATATCACATTTTTAGGCAACCAGAAAAATATAACAGAAATATTTTCAAGATCGGATATCCTGATACTGCCCTCGGAAAACGAAAGTTTCGGTTTGACCGCGCTTGAAGCTATGGCATGCGAGGTCCCGGTTATCGCCTCAAACGCGGGGGGGCTTCCCGAGGTTATAAAAGATTGTAAAACAGGCTACCTCCTGCCTGTCGGCGACATAAAAGGAATGGCTAAGAAGGCAATTGAACTTCTGGAACACCCGGAAAAAAGAAAAAAAATGGGAGCCCTTGGCAGAATGTACGCGATAAAAAATTTTTCAATAGAAAAAATCGGAGCTGAATATGAAAGATACTACAGATCTTTTTTCTGAGATAAAAGGAAGATTTTATTTAATAGACTCCCATTCCTACATCTACCGGGCGTTCTACGCGATCCACGACCTTAAAAATTCAAAAGGGCAAATGACCAATGCTGTATATGGTTTTACAAATATGCTTTTAAAAATCCTGAAGGAAGAAAAGCCGGATTATATAGCCTGCGCCTTTGACCATCCTAAACCTACCTGGAGGGCGGAGGAATTTAATGATTATAAAATCCACCGCAAACCCATGCCGGATGACCTGAAAAGCCAGATCCCTTATATCAAAGAGGTGGTAAACGGATTCAATATCCCTATCTTCGAAATGCCCGGTTTTGAGGCGGACGACCTTATCGGGACGATCGCTAAACATGTCACAGAAGAGTCCCTGGAAGTCACGATCGTATCCTCCGACAAAGATATTCTTCAACTGGTAAACGGCAAAATCAAAGTCCTGAATGACCGCGGGGAAAAAATATACTATGACAGGGACGCTGTTATAGAAAAAATGGGCGTTCCGCCTGAAAATATTCCTGATTTTCTGGCGCTCTGCGGAGACAGTTCCGACAATATTCCCGGTGTGGACGGCATCGGGCAAAAAGGCGCGTTGAACCTGATAACCCGCTTCAAAACGATAGAAAACCTCATTGAAAACGCGAACGAAATAAAAAATGAGAAACAAAAAAAATCCATTATCGAAAATAAAGAAAATGCCTTGTTAAGCAAAAGGCTTGCGGTAATCAAAACCGACGTGCCGTTTGACATTGACATATATGATTGCAGGATAAAAGAGTTTAACCGTGAAAAACTGGAGCAATTATTTAAAGAGCTGGAATTTAAAGGTTTTCTGAAAGACATCGTAGGCGCGTAGGCACGGAATAAAATCCCGTTCAAAAGTATCACTAATTGGATTGGTATTAGCAAAATGATAACCAGTGAACGATTGGCTAAAGAATATTTAGAACATAAAGTATTTGCACAACTGCTCATTTTTTGCCTTGACATCACATTTCACATTTGATACAATTTCATCATAAATATGAAATATAGAGAAATATTACTTGACCAGTTGAAATCACAGCCATATTTTGACAAAACAGCTTTTTATCAGCTTAGCAAACAGTATGGACTTAAAATCGCCACAGTTGATACCTATATAAGCCGGTCTTTAAAGCGCAAAGAAATTATCCCTCTCAAGAATGGGCTATATGTATCCGCTGATTTTTATAATAAAAACAAGGGAGATATTTCCTATTTATTCTACCTCGCTAATATTCTTCGCGCGCCGTCGTATGTAAGCTCATGGGCCGCGCTTCAGTATTACAACCTGACCACCGAAGCAATACACGCGATAACGTCAACCACTTTAAAAGTAACCCGGGCGTATAAAACAAAGATAGGTAATTTTTCTTACCAGTCAATACAGAAGGAATTGTTTTCGAATTTTGCTTTAACGAAAGATAAATTTGATTTCTTTATTGCCTCTCCGGCAAAAGCATTATTCGACCTGCTTTATTTCAGGACACACCAATTCCGCGGGGTGCGGTTTGAGGATATAAAAATACTAATCGAAGAGTTACGCGTTGATATTGATGAGATAAGCCCGGAAGAGCAGAAAAAATTTTATACAATGATAAAAAACTATATATGACTATGAATAATCAAATTCTTATAACCCTTAAAAGAAAACTTGAAGACATTTCCGCCAGTGGGAACATTGATGTCGAGACACAACGAAACTCACTCAAAGAGGAACTGCAATTTTATGTCCTTAATTTTATTTATCATCATCCAGATTACAGCAATTGGACTATGTACGGCGGCTCAGCACTCCGTATATGCCATGGACTTGACCGTATGTCGGTTGATCTGGATTTTGAAATTGCGCACCCTGTTTCAGATACATTTCTGAATGAATTGAAAGAAGAAATTGAAACACATTTTAAAAATATTTATGGTTCTGGCCAGGAGTTTCTGACAATATCAATAACAAATGGAAGAGGATTGCTTTTACGTTTCCACATTGGTAATGAGTTAGGTATCAGCCATCCGTCAAAACAGGTGCACGTCAAAATTGATCTCAATCACTTTAATGCCCCAAAGGCCGTAATTGAGCGTTGGCCAAAAAACTTCAATCAGCTTTCTTTTGTTATCAAAACCTACAATATGTCCACACTTATGGCAAGCAAGATCGCCGCGATTTTCCTGCGCGGACAGCGCGGGGTAGGCAAGACGGTATATGAAGAAAAAGGACGCGACATATATGATCTTCTTTGGTATATGGATAAAAAAGTGGTGCCCGATCTTAACTATCTCATTGAAAAGGGCGTTGGTGTAAAAGACTTGAGCGCGCTTTTTGACAGACTTACCTTACAGATGAACAAGGTAAATGACACGAATCTCAAACAGGATCTCATGCCTCTTTTCGTGAATCAGATATTTATTGAGAATTGGCTCAAAAATTGGCGGGAAAGCTATTTTCACCTCCTTGATGGATATAAAATTTGCAGAGTAACCACATTAGAAAGTGTGGATGTTCATCAGGATTTTGATACCGAAAATTTTTCTTTCGCGTATTGGTACAATACAGAAGATAAAAAATCAGTAAAAATTATTTATTCTATTACTGATGATTGGATTGAGGATAGAAATGGAGATTTGTCGATACCAGTAGACGGTAAAATTAAAAATCTGGTTAAATTTGATAATAACGTAGTTAAAAATAGACATGTTTCGCAGGATAAATTGATACAGTACGCTACACTTTTTTATCAGAAAACCGAAAATTACCTTAAAAAAACAAATCGTATAACGCTCGGCAGCACCATTACAACCAAACTTGTCAGAACAACTGCGGATAATCTGAATCAGAAAGAACAGATTGTGCTTAATAAATCAGCCCTGCTTTCTTGTGAATTAGATGACTTACTAAAATAAGTAATATGAGCAAAAAAAGCTATGAAAATAAAAAAATAAAACGCAAAAGTATAAAGAAATCCTATGGAAAACTTAACTTGGAGACTGATATTCTACAATTAAGAGAAAGGGAATTAGATGAAATCCAAAACTCTCGTCATAGGCATCACAGGCGGCCTTGCCTCCGGGAAATCAACCGCCGCGGGCATTCTACATGAATTAACCGGGGCGACTGTAATTGACGCGGACAGAATCGGGCACGGCCTCATGGCCCCTGGATCAGTTTGCTTTAGAAAAATAATTAATTTTTTAGGCAGTGATATATTAAAAAAAGACGGTTCCATTGACCGGAAGATACTCGGGAAAATTGTGTTTTCCTCTCCTGTTAAATTAAAAAAGCTGGAAAACATACTCCATCCGGCAATAATATCAGAGATAATAAAACAAATAAAAATCCATAAAAAATCGGGCCGCAAAATGGTCATTCTGGACGCGCCGCTTT
This genomic interval carries:
- a CDS encoding transporter substrate-binding protein, which translates into the protein MKNKNRPIFIFIGIFLINITLFMEVSNARYSALEKTKPIKIGIFYMKTERIPANKKTVISSVMLGIDEINEEGGVLKRKIEPVIVELENDLSSAAEQVKRIITEEKVSVVFCSGNSSVCEIVKPIFEKYKSILFCSCKSEGFEKHPNIIFTGTMPNQQIIPVVKWCFENRKEKFFLIGSDTSYSKIFNLIIKNNINELKGEVVGEAYIPSGSGNFDEAMQKIIQTKPDVILNTILGESNVYFFINLRAKKIKPESVPVMSFNITEDEFKHLYAEEVYGNYLVKSYFQNIDSEENRKFIKKLNRKYGLSQITDDAVEAGYFGVYLWKQTVEDAETDNAEEVMRFIVGQNLNAPEGMVCVNVGNQHTWKTIRIGKIEKDKQFEIIWSSDSPLQP
- a CDS encoding ATP-binding protein is translated as MKKRVEKEDKLKDYLTGFIRYYPDAMITVSELGEILSWNKVAEKLTGLDLEEQKGTDVSALFSDPIQIKDFLIEIQGRKELKHREAAIININSERIPITISFTRLDSKEKGLPRILITFRDTSELMEVKKRLLETERLSAMGTIAGCVAHEIRNPLNSLFLNTDLLEDEIKRIIKEFTPKLEHRLGIIHKEIDRLNDIVDDYLSLSKLSATDLTLTNVNRLIKDSLDSLNKLIFSKKIKIDEKLTKGVPEVSVDYEQMRRALINIIKNSVQALPEQGYLRLTTSFNEDHINIEIFDKGEGIPEEEMLNLFTPFYSSKRGGTGLGLYLTREIINVHNGLIEIDSEEKKWTKVNIFLPIEEVNL
- a CDS encoding polyprenol monophosphomannose synthase, which encodes MTAIVVIPTYNEASNIVSLIKKILSFNLNLGILVVDDNSPDGTGKIADDLAKQYPQVSVIHRPKKQGLGRAYIEGFHYAIKQKPDYVIEMDADFSHNPEKIPEFLKEIKNYDLVIGSRYLNGMVSVINWPIKRLIISLTANNYIRLITGLKIHDCTGGFKCFRREVLENIDLDKVKSDGYAFQIEMNFRAQELGYRIGEIPIIFVDRHSGTSKMSQKIMWEAFFLVWKLRIGSIFKSHNNEKVRDNKPN
- the bshC gene encoding bacillithiol biosynthesis cysteine-adding enzyme BshC, producing MKRFEIINQTDIYTNKIFNDYINCFPKLKDFFGCRPSFEALPENNVPRDNALIEHLMEYNKKFYCGEKTLNNLLLLKDKTTSIVSTGQQPGPFIGPLYTIYKTITAVILADTLTKKTGKKFIPVFWIESSDSNIAGISSFFYINRENKLKDLNFPLPKEKTGASFSKIAVNLQDINKFISNIKNDIDGEKKEGIFSHFRDILQENTNFVEFFASLMSFLFSKYGLVLIDPQQAVVQKFLKPIFQKEIQNPSISPSLVKKACDKLTEEGYIPSLNIFPNSTLVFLEENGKREKLNFYPGHYKTGKTTYSKEKLLCILEENPGIFSPNVALRPIAQDFLLRSSIYVAGPNETAYWAQLKELYDFHKISMPMVFPRLGATLIPSLVSELMSSCKLSFFDFNNRLDKKISLMVRQKPELKIIFNYLFPQQVLQERRLNILQFLVKYDVKFIDELVRVFSSNDKIFGIHYLIYL
- the bshB1 gene encoding bacillithiol biosynthesis deacetylase BshB1, encoding MQLDILAFGAHPDDVEICAGGFLYKMKTLGYKTGVIDLTRGENGTYGTPKQRKKESARASGILKLNIRETLDMGDAKVSDCEENRVILAEKIRFYKPRILLLPYWHDAHPDHVTTSILGEKACFYAKLKNLHIPLSPYKVEIVFFYQLHEFVSPSFIVDISSEFPVKMNAIKAYRSQFGIKERKVFLEKIETKSKFCGHLVQTRYGEPFISKVPLKISDPLTL
- the bshA gene encoding N-acetyl-alpha-D-glucosaminyl L-malate synthase BshA, with protein sequence MLKIGIACFPTYGGSGAIATELGMYMARKGHDVHFISSQKPFRLKSGLENVYFHPVKTKPYPVFSYPLYSFALASEMKEVAENYKLDLFHVHYALPHTISAYLAKIISSRKPKIITTLHGTDIHLIGLDPGYFPLVKFGLEVSDGVTAVSRYLKKVTEEKFCSKCDIKLIPNFINPEYLKRKSVNRKHDKVILHISNFRPIKRTLDVIKVFNIVRQKTDTRLLMAGDGPDKHKCIELAHKLKLTRHITFLGNQKNITEIFSRSDILILPSENESFGLTALEAMACEVPVIASNAGGLPEVIKDCKTGYLLPVGDIKGMAKKAIELLEHPEKRKKMGALGRMYAIKNFSIEKIGAEYERYYRSFF
- a CDS encoding 5'-3' exonuclease H3TH domain-containing protein, coding for MKDTTDLFSEIKGRFYLIDSHSYIYRAFYAIHDLKNSKGQMTNAVYGFTNMLLKILKEEKPDYIACAFDHPKPTWRAEEFNDYKIHRKPMPDDLKSQIPYIKEVVNGFNIPIFEMPGFEADDLIGTIAKHVTEESLEVTIVSSDKDILQLVNGKIKVLNDRGEKIYYDRDAVIEKMGVPPENIPDFLALCGDSSDNIPGVDGIGQKGALNLITRFKTIENLIENANEIKNEKQKKSIIENKENALLSKRLAVIKTDVPFDIDIYDCRIKEFNREKLEQLFKELEFKGFLKDIVGA
- a CDS encoding nucleotidyl transferase AbiEii/AbiGii toxin family protein, with protein sequence MNNQILITLKRKLEDISASGNIDVETQRNSLKEELQFYVLNFIYHHPDYSNWTMYGGSALRICHGLDRMSVDLDFEIAHPVSDTFLNELKEEIETHFKNIYGSGQEFLTISITNGRGLLLRFHIGNELGISHPSKQVHVKIDLNHFNAPKAVIERWPKNFNQLSFVIKTYNMSTLMASKIAAIFLRGQRGVGKTVYEEKGRDIYDLLWYMDKKVVPDLNYLIEKGVGVKDLSALFDRLTLQMNKVNDTNLKQDLMPLFVNQIFIENWLKNWRESYFHLLDGYKICRVTTLESVDVHQDFDTENFSFAYWYNTEDKKSVKIIYSITDDWIEDRNGDLSIPVDGKIKNLVKFDNNVVKNRHVSQDKLIQYATLFYQKTENYLKKTNRITLGSTITTKLVRTTADNLNQKEQIVLNKSALLSCELDDLLK
- the coaE gene encoding dephospho-CoA kinase (Dephospho-CoA kinase (CoaE) performs the final step in coenzyme A biosynthesis.), encoding MKSKTLVIGITGGLASGKSTAAGILHELTGATVIDADRIGHGLMAPGSVCFRKIINFLGSDILKKDGSIDRKILGKIVFSSPVKLKKLENILHPAIISEIIKQIKIHKKSGRKMVILDAPLLIETGLTRLTDKLIVVSSLKSLRIRRFAGKNRNRKKLAEKIIASQMPLKEKIKFADIHIKNNSSRTGLKKILEKSLDKLLE